Within Cyanobium sp. AMD-g, the genomic segment CGACCGCGGCGTCAAGGACGCCTTCGATCGCATCGTGCCCGTGCTCAAGCGCCTGTCGGCCCTGCAGCATGACGATGACTTCGTGGAGCGCGCCCAGTCCCTGGCCCAGGCCGAGCTCGGCTTCAGCCTGCCCCTGCCGATCCTGGAGAAGGCCTGGGTCAGCCAGCTCGACATGCGCAGCCTGTTCGCCTGGTGCGTCTTCGAAACCTACGAACAGACCAGCGACGGCTTCTTCCGCGACGATCCCCTGCACGGCCAGCCCGGCAGCCCGGCGGCGGACGAATTCAACGCCTTCCTGCTCTCCTGCGGTTTCCACCTGCTGGATGCCACCCCCTGCGCCGATGGACGCCTGGCCCATGCCATCGCCTTCGCCCTGCGGCTGCCGTTCAGCTCGGTGCGCCGCCGGCCCCATGCCGGGGCCCTGTTTGATGTGGAGAACACGGTCAACCGCTGGGTCAAGACCGAACACCGCCGCTACCGGGAGGGCGTTCCCAACCCCGCCCACGACGACACCCGTTACCTGAAGGTGGTGCTGTACCACTTCAGCTCCCGTGACCCCTCCCACGAGGGCTGCGCCGCCCACGGCAGTGACGACGCCCTGGCCGCCAGGTGCGGCCGGGCGCGGCTGATGGAGTTCCAGCAGGCGGTGGAGAACAGCTTCTGCTGCGGCGCCTCCGTCGACCTGCTGATGCTGGGGATCGACACCGACACCGACGCCATCCGGGTCCATGTGCCGGGCATGGATGGCAGCACCCGCCTGGATCACTGGCTGGATGCCGCCACCGTGTACGAGGCGACGCGCCACCTGCTGCCCGAGGAGGCCCGGCGCCGGATCGCTGAGCTGACAACGGCGGCGGCAGCCAGCACGCCCGATCCCGGCATGGTCCGCCTGATCGCGCGGCTGCTGGAGCACAACATCTCCCAGATCGACTACGTGCGCCAGTACCACCACGGCCACTACGCCGATGCCGGCCATGCCGAGCGCTTCATCGGCGTCGGGATCGGCTTCAAGGAGATCCACCTGCGCAACCTCACCTACTTCGCCTACATGGACACCGTTGAGGAGGGGGCTCCCGACATGGACGTGGGGGTGAAGATCTTCAAGGGCCTCAACGTCTCCCGGGGACTGCCGGTGCCTGTGGTGGTGCGCTTCGATTACAACGGCAAAGTGCCCGGTGCCCGGGAGAGGGCCGTGCGCCATGCCCAGCGGGTGCAGGAAGCGATCGAGAACCGGTACCCGGATCTGTTCTCCCAAGGCCTGCTGCATGCCCTGCTCACCGTGCGCGACCAGGAACGGCACACACCCGCCGAGGCGGTAGGTTCCACCATCAGCCTCACCACCGCAGGAGGGCACTGACCATGTTGATCTGCAAAGTGGTCAAGCCCCTGGTCTCGACCAACCGCATCCCGGATTTCGAGCACAAGCATCTGCAGGTGGTCCAGGACGGCAGCACCCAGAAGGTGGCCGTCGATGCGGTGGGCTGCATCCCCGGCGACTGGGTGATCTGCGTGGGCAGCTCGGCGGCCCGGGAAGCGGCAGGCAGCAAGTCCTATCCCAGCGATCTCACGATCGTGGGGATCATCGACCACTGGGATCCCGATGCCGGTAAGGCCAGCCCGCCAGCGAGCGGCACCCCGGCCACCCAGGCAGGTGCCACCTGATGGAGATCATGCAGGTCACCGGTTCCCTGGTCTGCTCCCAGCGGGTTCCCGGCCTGGAGCACTGGAATCTGCGGGTGCTGCGCAGCCCCAAGGGCAAGCTCAGCGTGGCGGTGGATCCCGTCGGTGCCGCCCCCGGCAACTGGGTGTTCACGGCCAGTGGTTCGGCCGCCCGCTTCGCCTGCGGCAACCCGGAGACGCACACCGACCTGACCATCGGCGGCATCATTGATTTCTGGGAGCCGGACGGGTAAGCGCCGGGGGGTCCCGCCCCTGGCGGCCTGCCTCCTGTCGAGCATCTCCACTCCAGTTCCTCCTCCCCGCGCCCGTCCCATGGCCAGCCGCACCCCCCGCACCGGTCCCGACGCCACCCCCACGCCGGTCACTTCCACCCCGGCGCCGGCCGCCACACCGGCAACACCCGCGGCGGTTCCAGCGGCCGTGGCCGGCAACGCCGCAGCCCCAGCCGCGGGCAGCACCCCACCGGCCCTGCCACCGGCGGCGGCGGCCAAACCGGCGGCCGCCACCAAGACACCCCGGGCGGCCCGCGCCACCGCACCGGCCCGCCAGCCGCGGCGGTCTCCCGCCACCACCGCCCGCTCCAGCGCCTCCAGCCCCAGCCGCCGCGGCAGCGGCGGCGCCGGCACCCCCCCCACGACCCCCACTCCCCGTACCTCCCCCATGTCCCCCACCATCCACGGCATCGCCCTCGGTCTGATCGAAACCCGTGGCCTGGTGCCGGCGATCGAAGCGGCGGACGCCATGACCAAGGCCGCCGAAGTCACCCTGATCGCCCGTGAATTCGTTGGCGGCGGCTACGTCACCGTGATGGTGCGCGGCGAAACCGGTGCCGTGAACGCGGCCGTGAGGGCTGGCGCCGACGCCTGCGAGCGGGTGGGAGACGGCCTGGTGGCCGCCCACATCATTGCCCGTCCCCACAGCGAAGTGGAGCCGGCCCTGGCGGCCTCCGGCGTCGGCCGCAGGGGCTGATCCCCATGGACGCCGCCCATCCGCGCGTCCTCGGCTACCTGGGCCGCGCGTTGAGCCTGGAACTGTCCGCCGTGCAGCAGTACATGACCCAGGCCTCCCTCGTGGAACTCTGGGGCGAGGCCGAGGCCGCCGAACGCCTCCGCCAGGAAACGGTCGAGGAACTGGGGCATGCCGAACGGCTGGTGCAGCGCATGCTCCAGCTGGGGGTGGCCCCGGCCGCGTCCCAGCTGCGGCCCGTGGGCCACGCTGCCGATCTGCTCGGTCTGCTGCGCCTCGATGCCGAACTCGAGCAGGACCTGATTCAGCACTACGCCGAAGCCACGCGCTTCTGTCTGCTGATCGGCGATCGCAACAATGAGGCCTTCTTTCGAACCCTGAGGGACGAAGAACAGCAGCATGGGGAAGCGCTGGCGGCCTGGCTGGACAGCCTCCTGGGCCATGCCCAGTCCCGGTCCATGCAACGGGCCACCTTCTGACGTCCCTCCCCTTGCCGGACACCCTTCCCCTGTCGATCCAGCTGAGCTGGCTGATCCCCCTCTACGGATTCAGCGGCATGGTGCTGTCGCTGCCCTGGGCAACGGGCTGGATCAAACGCAACGGCCCCCGTCCGGCCGCCTACCTCAACCTGCTGGTCACCCTGCTGGCGGTGCTGCACGGCAGCCTCGTGTTGCGCGCCGTGCTGGCCCTCGGCCCGCAGCACCTCGACATCGCCTGGTTCTCGGCCGCCGATCTGGATCTGCGGATCGGCTTCGATCTTTCCCTCACCAACCTGGCGGCCCTGGAGCTGGTGACCTTCATGAGCCTGGTGGGCCAGGTGTTCGCCCTGGGGTACCTCGACAAGGAATGGTCCCTGGCCCGCTTCTACGCCCTGGTGGGGTTTTTCGAAGGGGCCATGGCCGGGGTGGTGCTGAGCAGCAACCTGTTCATGAGTTATTTCCTGCTGGAGATGCTCACCCTGTCCACCTACCTGCTGGTGGGCTTCTGGTATGCCCAGCCCCTGGTGGTGACCGCCGCCCGTGATGCCTTCCTCACCAAGCGGGTGGGGGATGTGCTGCTGCTGATGGGTGTCGTCACCCTGTCGGCCTGGGCAGGATCGCTCGAGTTCAACGACCTCTACGCCTGGTCGGCCCACCAGACCCTGCCGGCCCTGGGGGCCACCCTGCTGGGCCTGGGGCTGATCGCCGGACCAATGGGCAAGTGCGCCCAGTTTCCGATGCACCTCTGGCTGGATGAGGCCATGGAGGGGCCCAACCCGGCTTCGATCCTGCGCAACTCCGTCGTGGTCACCTGCGGTGCCGTGGTGCTGCTGAAGGTGATGCCGCTGCTGTTGATCTCCCCAGTGGCGATCGATGTGCTGCTGGCGGTGGGCACCATCAGTGCGCTGGGGGGTGCCCTGGTGGCCATCTCCCAGGTCGACCTGAAGCGGGCCTGTTCCTACTCCACCACCTCCTATCTGGGGCTGGTGTTCGTGGCCATCGCCCTGCAGCAGCCCTTCATCGCCCTGTTGCTGCTCTTCTCCCATGCCCTGGCCAAGGCCGTGCTGTTCATGAGCGTGGGCAGCGTCATCGCCACCACCAATTGCCAGGACCTCACCGAACTGGGCGGCCTGGGCTCCCGCATGCCCGCCACCACCAGCGGATTCCTGGTGGGGGCGGCCGGCCTCACCGGCCTGCTGCCCCTAGGCTGCTTCTGGAGCTTCGGCCTGATGGTGGAGGGGCTGAGCTCCAGGGCTCCGTTCTTTGCCGCCGTGGTGCTGCTCACCAACGGCCTGACGGCCCTCAACTTCACCAGGGTCTACCGCCAGGTGTTCATGGGGTCCCCCCACCCCAAGACCCGCCGGACACCAGAGGTGAACTGGCTGATGGCCCTGCCGATGGTGACCGTCGCGGTGCTGGTGCTGGTGACCCCCCTTGCGATGGCGCGCATCGACCGGGTCCCCGGCATCGGTGCCTTCTCGACGGTCACGGCCCTGGCGCTGGTGGGCAGCGGCCTTGCCGGCCTGCTGGTCGGCAGCCTGGTCCCGCTGGACACCTTCTGGTCCCGCTCGGTGCTGCGGCCCCTGCGGGTCCTGCAGGACCTGCTGGCCTTCGACTTCTACACCGACCGGATCTACCGGGCCACGATCGTGGCCTGCGTGGCCGGCCTGGCCCGGATCACCAACGGCTTCGACCAGCTGGTGGTGAACGGGATGGTCAACCGCATCGCCGACGTCTCGATGGCCTCGGCTGAAAGCCTGAAGCTGGGGGTGAGTGGCCGGCTGCAGACCTACGTCTTCACCGTGGTGGCGGCGATCGTGCTGTTGGTGAGCAGTCTCGCCTGGCTGGGGAGCTGAACCGGAACCATGCTGAGCGCCCTGCTGCTGATTCCCTTCGCGGGCGCCCTCGGCCTGCTCTGCTGGCCCGGCGAGCTGGCCACCGAACGCATCCGCCGGGCCGCCCTCGGCCTGCTGTTCCTGCAGCTGCTATGGAGCCTGCGGGTGCTGCTGGCCTTCGATGTCAGCGATCCGGGCCTGCAGTTGCAGGAGTCCTTCGCCTGGGTCGACAGCATCGGCCTTGATTACCGGCTCGGTGTCGATGGCCTGGCCATGCCGCTGGTGCTGGTCAACGCCGCCCTCACCCTGGTGTCGGCGATCTGCACCCGCGACCTCAGCCAGCGTCCCCGCCTCTACTTCGCCCTGCTGCTCGGGATCAGCGGCGCGGTGAACGGTGCCTTCCTGTCAGAAAACCTGCTCCTGTTTTTCCTCTTCTATGAACTGGAGCTGATTCCCCTCTGGTTGCTGATCTCGATCTGGGGCGGCGCCAACCGGGGCTATGCCGCCACCAAGTTCCTGATCTTCACGGCCATCTCAGGCTTCCTGATCCTGGGGGCCTTCCTGGGCCTGGCCCTGGTCACCGGCCAGGCCGATTTCG encodes:
- a CDS encoding ferritin-like domain-containing protein, with translation MDAAHPRVLGYLGRALSLELSAVQQYMTQASLVELWGEAEAAERLRQETVEELGHAERLVQRMLQLGVAPAASQLRPVGHAADLLGLLRLDAELEQDLIQHYAEATRFCLLIGDRNNEAFFRTLRDEEQQHGEALAAWLDSLLGHAQSRSMQRATF
- a CDS encoding carboxysome peptide B codes for the protein MEIMQVTGSLVCSQRVPGLEHWNLRVLRSPKGKLSVAVDPVGAAPGNWVFTASGSAARFACGNPETHTDLTIGGIIDFWEPDG
- a CDS encoding BMC domain-containing protein; its protein translation is MASRTPRTGPDATPTPVTSTPAPAATPATPAAVPAAVAGNAAAPAAGSTPPALPPAAAAKPAAATKTPRAARATAPARQPRRSPATTARSSASSPSRRGSGGAGTPPTTPTPRTSPMSPTIHGIALGLIETRGLVPAIEAADAMTKAAEVTLIAREFVGGGYVTVMVRGETGAVNAAVRAGADACERVGDGLVAAHIIARPHSEVEPALAASGVGRRG
- a CDS encoding carboxysome shell carbonic anhydrase; protein product: MPRRPAPTIRPLAPSAPRRRPDAPGGADLPRRLAAVRLGQGASSLHPLTDSAANAALESYDRGVKDAFDRIVPVLKRLSALQHDDDFVERAQSLAQAELGFSLPLPILEKAWVSQLDMRSLFAWCVFETYEQTSDGFFRDDPLHGQPGSPAADEFNAFLLSCGFHLLDATPCADGRLAHAIAFALRLPFSSVRRRPHAGALFDVENTVNRWVKTEHRRYREGVPNPAHDDTRYLKVVLYHFSSRDPSHEGCAAHGSDDALAARCGRARLMEFQQAVENSFCCGASVDLLMLGIDTDTDAIRVHVPGMDGSTRLDHWLDAATVYEATRHLLPEEARRRIAELTTAAAASTPDPGMVRLIARLLEHNISQIDYVRQYHHGHYADAGHAERFIGVGIGFKEIHLRNLTYFAYMDTVEEGAPDMDVGVKIFKGLNVSRGLPVPVVVRFDYNGKVPGARERAVRHAQRVQEAIENRYPDLFSQGLLHALLTVRDQERHTPAEAVGSTISLTTAGGH
- a CDS encoding carboxysome peptide A gives rise to the protein MLICKVVKPLVSTNRIPDFEHKHLQVVQDGSTQKVAVDAVGCIPGDWVICVGSSAAREAAGSKSYPSDLTIVGIIDHWDPDAGKASPPASGTPATQAGAT
- a CDS encoding NAD(P)H-quinone oxidoreductase subunit F gives rise to the protein MPDTLPLSIQLSWLIPLYGFSGMVLSLPWATGWIKRNGPRPAAYLNLLVTLLAVLHGSLVLRAVLALGPQHLDIAWFSAADLDLRIGFDLSLTNLAALELVTFMSLVGQVFALGYLDKEWSLARFYALVGFFEGAMAGVVLSSNLFMSYFLLEMLTLSTYLLVGFWYAQPLVVTAARDAFLTKRVGDVLLLMGVVTLSAWAGSLEFNDLYAWSAHQTLPALGATLLGLGLIAGPMGKCAQFPMHLWLDEAMEGPNPASILRNSVVVTCGAVVLLKVMPLLLISPVAIDVLLAVGTISALGGALVAISQVDLKRACSYSTTSYLGLVFVAIALQQPFIALLLLFSHALAKAVLFMSVGSVIATTNCQDLTELGGLGSRMPATTSGFLVGAAGLTGLLPLGCFWSFGLMVEGLSSRAPFFAAVVLLTNGLTALNFTRVYRQVFMGSPHPKTRRTPEVNWLMALPMVTVAVLVLVTPLAMARIDRVPGIGAFSTVTALALVGSGLAGLLVGSLVPLDTFWSRSVLRPLRVLQDLLAFDFYTDRIYRATIVACVAGLARITNGFDQLVVNGMVNRIADVSMASAESLKLGVSGRLQTYVFTVVAAIVLLVSSLAWLGS